The Microbulbifer hydrolyticus genome has a segment encoding these proteins:
- a CDS encoding DUF4194 domain-containing protein — protein sequence MIEQALDEALAQCRLTRSEFSELLVRLLDYGVICRDESNIETLLYDRFQRCEQVIREWIAPLGLRLQHDSRFQFIRVYPPGSEVPGMPDQEEPHHGGFRARLSQQEVAAILVLRVEYDKSLREGQVDDQGCVALTLEALELGLRNLLKMSLPDKLAERKQLLKKLRQLRLIQFNGEDSDVAVETLMRVRPTIAQFVSESALQQLLESQSVDGVPGAAKPSIDAEPEERITPSSEEHSLFAESQE from the coding sequence GTGATTGAACAGGCCCTGGATGAAGCGCTGGCCCAGTGCCGGCTCACCCGCAGTGAATTTTCCGAGCTACTGGTGCGGCTGCTGGATTACGGCGTTATCTGCCGCGATGAGAGTAATATCGAAACGCTGCTGTACGACCGCTTCCAGCGCTGTGAGCAGGTGATTCGCGAGTGGATAGCACCACTGGGACTGCGATTGCAGCATGACAGTCGCTTCCAGTTTATTCGCGTTTATCCCCCCGGCTCGGAAGTGCCCGGCATGCCCGACCAGGAAGAGCCGCACCACGGTGGCTTTCGCGCACGCTTGTCGCAACAGGAGGTGGCTGCGATTCTGGTATTGCGGGTCGAGTATGACAAATCCCTGCGCGAAGGGCAGGTGGATGACCAGGGTTGTGTGGCGCTCACGCTTGAAGCATTGGAGCTGGGCTTGCGCAACCTGTTGAAGATGTCCCTCCCGGACAAGCTCGCGGAGCGCAAACAGCTGCTGAAAAAACTGCGCCAGCTGCGCCTGATCCAGTTCAACGGAGAAGACAGTGACGTAGCCGTCGAAACCCTGATGCGGGTGCGCCCGACGATTGCGCAGTTTGTGAGCGAGTCAGCGCTGCAGCAATTACTGGAAAGCCAATCAGTAGATGGTGTTCCAGGCGCGGCAAAGCCTTCTATTGATGCGGAACCGGAAGAGCGGATTACGCCGAGTAGCGAAGAGCATAGCCTGTTCGCTGAATCCCAAGAATAA
- a CDS encoding ATP-binding protein yields the protein MFLKKLILINWGNIPQLEYDFGPINLFSGGNGSGKTTAADAIQTLMTAAHDTLFTFNPGQDETTQRGRGGKQVRTLASYVLGCDDGSYARLKPTDCYIVGNFYPTDGEDGEPFTAIMGIRAHLDTSTKPAQARQDSLKFFVVPGEQLGMTDFIKEYKDGKHLLPLDKFYSVVGKQFERVEQYDKKKAYLRRLYGALRGRKDAVPDREATHAARTFANFMAYKPVKSINDFVAQEVLEKRDLGEAIRSVSELMKTIHGMELEAREIVERVDALQRIAESANVYTEQWLQLRVQEYLQAKHQQLRVQKTYLEGKNRQKETRAELERTAQEIQQSESRTRHLSEQLVSIQAQRQGVAALRSKDELDRNIAEANRTLSSLAGPLAAQQQLHVSNQAAAGELLSLLSTTSVSLEIPAFSDGGLVKSLKAVGRGDALPQLDGLLAKDWIDLAAQESLREQVAATEAAQNRLVRQMTESEPGEVTLRDQVNDLVSRGELKVQQLQKQLHAQESRIHHLQSNRVRYPQYVDQALSAIREQCPQAEPQVLCDFVEVLDERWQMAVEGYLGGARFSIIVDPEHEAEAIAIVRAMPGRSNRARVIQGDKARRDAERMESPQKSIIDLMTFSHKTAEYYLRASYGTVLQVRDAQELRGTRRGLTPEGLASGNYSMWRSDIDDSELVFGQGARARALAAQERALQQLLKEAGQIHEQQQQLRNLAQAVRSLAPLRLLDSVDSALDAQRKGRNAEQALANLDLDDGLELEQQANELHEKLETERQQGAGLQKLAGKLETNLDNIGKQLHALSAQLDQLDDALTDCEAAVQRIAQITPDFDTESVLQRADDQAAQADDGFDFSQDVAEWRGLLQKYSHQLLKAVMDYNSSCSTGDTLSFDPDFAGGHSEAQFKLVCQLVEQVTALRNRLKNNLLMDRHEQLLGLKKSFNTTFVTHLCHAIYQSINDGKRVLDDLNGELEHHRFGADRERFRFDYRWVPEFKEYWNFFKAVIELPNLGEEQSLFDADLDPKYQQVRDKLLNMLLSEDEQLARRELDRISDYRNYRNYEIYKEPQGKEPIALSQYGTGSGGQLETPAYIIRSAAVTSAFRFNDGNSHLKMVLVDEAFSKMDESRSREVIRYLTETLGLQLLFIMPSSKSGPFMDLISNQFVFSKCPSPKPVGELNTRVYVDRKVCNQEKIAKLWANHRRTIRQQASLEFLDMLEEPVTI from the coding sequence ATGTTTCTGAAAAAACTCATTCTGATCAATTGGGGCAATATCCCCCAGCTGGAATACGACTTCGGGCCGATCAACCTGTTTTCTGGTGGCAATGGCTCCGGTAAAACCACGGCGGCCGATGCCATCCAGACCCTGATGACAGCGGCCCACGACACACTGTTTACCTTCAACCCGGGGCAGGATGAAACCACCCAGCGCGGCCGTGGTGGTAAACAGGTGCGCACGCTTGCCTCCTACGTGCTCGGTTGTGATGACGGTAGTTATGCGCGTTTGAAACCCACGGACTGTTATATCGTGGGTAATTTCTATCCCACTGATGGGGAAGACGGCGAGCCGTTTACCGCCATTATGGGCATACGCGCTCACCTGGATACCAGCACCAAGCCGGCGCAGGCACGTCAGGACAGTCTCAAGTTTTTCGTTGTTCCCGGTGAGCAGCTGGGGATGACTGACTTCATAAAGGAGTACAAGGACGGCAAACACCTGCTGCCCCTGGACAAGTTCTATAGCGTTGTCGGCAAGCAGTTCGAGCGGGTAGAGCAGTACGACAAGAAGAAAGCGTATCTGCGCCGCCTCTACGGTGCGCTGCGCGGTCGCAAGGATGCGGTGCCCGACCGCGAGGCGACCCATGCGGCACGTACCTTCGCGAATTTCATGGCGTACAAGCCGGTAAAAAGTATCAACGATTTTGTTGCCCAGGAAGTGCTGGAAAAGCGCGATCTCGGGGAAGCCATCCGTTCGGTATCCGAACTGATGAAGACGATTCATGGTATGGAGCTGGAAGCGCGGGAGATTGTCGAACGAGTCGATGCCCTGCAGCGTATTGCGGAGTCCGCAAACGTTTACACCGAGCAGTGGTTGCAACTGCGCGTGCAGGAATACCTGCAGGCCAAGCACCAGCAGCTGCGCGTGCAGAAAACCTATCTAGAAGGGAAAAATCGACAAAAAGAAACCCGCGCGGAGCTGGAGCGTACCGCACAGGAAATCCAGCAGTCCGAGAGCAGAACCCGTCACCTGAGTGAGCAACTGGTGAGCATCCAGGCGCAGCGACAGGGCGTCGCTGCACTGCGCAGTAAAGATGAACTGGACCGGAACATTGCCGAGGCGAACCGGACCCTGTCATCGCTGGCCGGGCCACTGGCGGCACAACAACAATTGCATGTTTCTAACCAGGCGGCTGCTGGCGAGCTGCTGTCCCTGCTGAGCACGACCTCGGTATCCCTTGAGATTCCCGCATTCAGTGACGGGGGGCTCGTGAAATCGCTCAAGGCGGTCGGTCGCGGAGACGCATTGCCACAGCTCGATGGGCTCCTGGCCAAGGACTGGATTGACCTCGCAGCCCAGGAATCCCTGCGTGAACAGGTTGCGGCTACGGAGGCGGCACAGAACCGGCTGGTGCGCCAGATGACCGAGTCCGAACCGGGTGAGGTCACCCTGCGCGACCAGGTAAACGACCTGGTATCCCGCGGCGAGCTCAAGGTACAGCAGCTACAGAAGCAGTTGCATGCGCAGGAATCCCGCATTCACCACCTTCAGTCCAATCGCGTGCGCTATCCGCAGTATGTGGATCAGGCACTGTCGGCGATTCGTGAGCAATGCCCCCAGGCAGAACCCCAGGTACTGTGCGACTTTGTCGAGGTGCTGGATGAGCGCTGGCAGATGGCGGTGGAAGGCTACCTTGGCGGCGCGCGTTTCTCGATCATCGTCGACCCGGAGCACGAGGCCGAGGCAATCGCCATCGTGCGCGCCATGCCCGGCAGAAGCAACCGGGCGCGGGTCATTCAGGGGGACAAGGCGCGTCGCGATGCGGAGCGTATGGAGTCACCGCAGAAGTCCATCATCGACTTGATGACCTTCAGTCACAAAACCGCCGAGTACTATCTACGTGCGTCTTACGGCACAGTGCTGCAGGTGCGGGATGCGCAGGAGCTGCGCGGAACTCGTCGCGGTCTGACACCGGAAGGGTTGGCCAGCGGCAACTACAGCATGTGGCGCTCTGATATCGATGACAGTGAACTGGTATTCGGTCAGGGTGCACGCGCGCGAGCACTGGCCGCGCAGGAACGGGCGCTGCAGCAGTTGCTGAAAGAAGCGGGGCAGATACACGAGCAGCAACAGCAACTGCGCAACCTGGCCCAGGCCGTGCGGAGCCTGGCGCCTCTGCGGCTGCTGGATTCCGTCGACAGCGCACTGGATGCCCAGCGCAAGGGGCGCAATGCCGAGCAGGCACTGGCGAACCTGGATCTCGACGACGGCCTGGAGCTGGAGCAGCAGGCCAACGAGCTGCACGAAAAGCTTGAAACCGAACGGCAGCAGGGCGCCGGCCTGCAAAAGCTGGCGGGCAAGCTTGAAACCAATCTCGACAATATTGGCAAGCAGTTGCATGCGCTCTCGGCACAGCTCGATCAGCTGGATGACGCGCTCACCGATTGCGAAGCGGCGGTCCAGCGTATAGCCCAGATTACCCCGGATTTCGACACCGAGTCGGTTTTGCAGCGGGCGGATGATCAGGCGGCGCAGGCGGACGACGGATTCGATTTCTCGCAGGACGTGGCCGAGTGGCGCGGTCTGTTGCAGAAATACAGCCATCAGCTGCTGAAAGCGGTGATGGACTACAACAGCAGCTGCAGCACCGGGGACACGCTGTCTTTCGACCCCGATTTTGCCGGCGGCCACAGCGAGGCGCAGTTCAAGCTGGTATGCCAGTTGGTGGAGCAGGTGACCGCATTACGCAATCGCCTCAAAAACAATCTGTTGATGGACCGCCATGAACAGCTGCTGGGTCTCAAGAAGTCCTTTAACACCACTTTTGTCACCCATCTATGCCATGCCATTTACCAGTCGATCAACGATGGCAAGCGGGTACTGGATGACCTGAACGGCGAACTGGAGCACCACCGCTTTGGTGCTGACCGCGAGCGTTTCCGTTTCGATTACCGCTGGGTGCCCGAGTTCAAGGAGTACTGGAACTTCTTCAAGGCGGTGATCGAGCTGCCCAATCTCGGGGAAGAGCAGAGTCTGTTCGACGCCGACCTGGATCCCAAGTACCAGCAGGTTCGGGACAAGCTGCTGAACATGCTGCTGAGCGAAGACGAGCAGCTGGCGCGCCGGGAGCTCGACCGCATCAGCGACTATCGCAATTATCGGAACTACGAGATTTACAAAGAGCCCCAGGGCAAAGAGCCCATTGCGCTCAGCCAGTATGGAACCGGCTCTGGCGGCCAGCTGGAAACGCCGGCCTACATCATCCGCTCCGCGGCAGTCACCTCGGCCTTTCGCTTCAATGACGGCAACAGCCACCTGAAAATGGTGCTGGTAGACGAGGCCTTCTCAAAGATGGATGAGTCCCGCTCCCGCGAGGTGATTCGCTACCTGACCGAAACCCTGGGCCTGCAGTTGCTGTTCATTATGCCGAGCAGCAAGTCAGGGCCGTTTATGGATCTG
- a CDS encoding Wadjet anti-phage system protein JetA family protein, whose amino-acid sequence MFFADSYQHFFRPLTGKYREQVVECLRLLYERLYTAKADYGESLTREQILETFAEALTRAPQLDSDGSSEPEGRFRNLREQSVWVLNSLVEYGWLEKLVDSATLTVSYPFSRRGRLFTQPMVELNSTRVRTRHRNTRNTLNALEAFASRGEVYDLIDAWEYSERIVADFTDMIAELEERKRELVREVEAQILVQQATDEFFSFMESRFQPDIAIRLSADSVEKHRDSIGRVIGKIRRKDNEQKAEWERRLRQQLPELYADGQSVLWLMLDTIEDRMRRACEVKLPALRQALQGFTKRAEIIIRQLSYLQSSTEGAFTDLCQDLGKAGNRDTLLSELGDQLASFQLRLFDPKQTQLWQRSRRQPVNTLVEDEAPITDDSQRDILLQQLLDQAFNFNSSDLRNYLSTALGSGQRVNSRDLPLKDARDLLAMSHALEAAAVSQDGSGPFMQVTFTGEVASNDFFQQFDEYTLELKNRD is encoded by the coding sequence TTGTTCTTTGCAGATTCTTACCAGCATTTCTTTCGCCCGCTCACCGGTAAATACCGTGAGCAGGTGGTCGAATGCCTGCGTCTTTTATACGAACGCCTGTATACCGCCAAGGCGGATTATGGTGAGTCGCTGACCCGCGAGCAGATTCTGGAGACCTTTGCCGAGGCGCTCACGCGCGCACCGCAGCTCGACAGTGACGGCAGCTCGGAGCCCGAAGGTCGCTTCCGCAACCTGCGCGAGCAGTCGGTGTGGGTGTTGAACAGCCTGGTGGAATACGGCTGGCTGGAAAAGCTGGTGGACTCCGCCACGCTCACCGTTTCCTATCCATTCAGCCGCCGCGGGCGGCTCTTTACCCAGCCAATGGTGGAGCTCAACAGCACCCGCGTACGCACGCGCCACCGCAATACCCGCAATACGCTCAATGCACTGGAAGCATTTGCCAGCCGTGGCGAGGTATATGACCTGATCGACGCCTGGGAGTACTCCGAGCGTATCGTTGCCGACTTCACCGATATGATCGCAGAGCTGGAAGAGCGCAAGCGCGAGCTAGTGCGTGAAGTCGAGGCGCAGATCCTGGTGCAACAGGCAACCGACGAATTTTTTTCGTTTATGGAAAGCCGTTTTCAGCCAGACATCGCTATCCGTCTGTCTGCAGACAGCGTGGAAAAGCATCGCGATAGCATAGGCCGGGTTATCGGCAAGATCCGTCGCAAGGACAATGAACAAAAGGCCGAGTGGGAGCGGCGGTTGCGTCAGCAGTTGCCCGAGCTGTACGCCGATGGCCAGTCCGTGCTGTGGTTGATGCTGGACACCATTGAGGATCGCATGCGTCGGGCATGCGAGGTGAAGTTACCTGCGTTGCGCCAGGCACTGCAGGGTTTTACCAAGCGCGCAGAGATCATTATTCGGCAGCTCAGCTATTTGCAGAGCAGCACCGAAGGCGCCTTTACCGATCTATGTCAGGATCTGGGTAAGGCGGGCAACCGCGATACCCTGCTGTCGGAACTCGGGGATCAGTTGGCTTCGTTTCAGTTGCGTCTGTTCGACCCCAAACAGACGCAACTCTGGCAGCGTAGCCGCCGTCAGCCAGTCAACACTCTGGTGGAAGACGAGGCGCCCATCACCGACGACAGCCAGCGTGACATCCTGTTGCAGCAGCTGCTGGACCAGGCATTCAACTTCAACAGCAGCGACCTGCGAAATTATCTCTCCACTGCGCTGGGAAGCGGCCAGCGGGTCAATAGTCGTGACCTGCCACTGAAAGACGCCCGTGACCTGCTGGCCATGAGCCACGCCCTGGAAGCCGCGGCGGTATCACAGGACGGCAGCGGCCCCTTCATGCAAGTGACGTTTACCGGCGAAGTCGCCAGTAATGATTTCTTCCAACAATTTGACGAATATACCCTCGAGCTTAAAAACCGTGATTGA